One Coffea arabica cultivar ET-39 chromosome 5e, Coffea Arabica ET-39 HiFi, whole genome shotgun sequence DNA segment encodes these proteins:
- the LOC113722661 gene encoding F-box/FBD/LRR-repeat protein At1g13570-like isoform X4, protein MILNSCRIMTADNRARVAEERGAVDRLSNLPINAIQNIIGRMPIRDAARTSILSSKWRYFWAEYPEVVLDEQFYAEIMRNNSPNFFRTEYVNKVNGILFQHLGPILKFVLDIPELYSTQYSSIDQWLLFVSRKDVTELILHNRSPNPYKVPCYAFSCPKLAYISVTKCIFSAPNSEGFFGKLTHLVLETVTFQFSVLNLPQLVQLELKNCFGIQLLCVSTPSLRILNLLDNDDLDLSYYITCKDLEEVCIGLSDGVEHDKLDKNITLTKLLGCWPELECLYLNGSFLKHLAAGDIPQRLPIDQVNSLISLTQFRITYHCAEIACILCLLQSALNLSELEIWADKQIIYDEKTVSYLKEPGLMKQSFKGLQTVIMQMFKG, encoded by the exons ATGATTCTCAATTCCTG CAGAATCATGACTGCTGATAATCGTGCAAGGGTTGCTGAGGAAAGGGGTGCAGTAGATAGACTCTCAAACCTTCCCATAAATGCCATACAGAATATAATAGGACGCATGCCCATTCGAGATGCAGCAAGAACGAGTATTTTGTCGAGCAAATGGAGATATTTTTGGGCTGAATATCCAGAGGTTGTTCTTGACGAGCAATTCTACGCAGAGATAATGCGAAACAATTCACCGAACTTTTTCCGAACCGAATATGTAAACAAAGTCAATGGAATACTTTTTCAACACCTTGGACCCATTTTGAAATTTGTTCTTGACATTCCAGAGTTGTATTCAACTCAATACTCCAGCATTGATCAGTGGTTGCTATTCGTCTCGAGAAAAGATGTGACTGAACTCATTCTTCATAACAGAAGTCCTAATCCTTACAAAGTACCTTGTTATGCTTTCAGTTGTCCAAAACTTGCCTATATAAGCGTGACTAAATGTATTTTTAGCGCACCAAACTCAGAAGGCTTCTTCGGAAAGCTCACTCACCTTGTTCTGGAAACAGTCACCTTTCAGTTCTCAGTCCTTAATCTCCCTCAACTTGTTCAATTAGAGTTAAAAAACTGTTTTGGCATCCAACTTTTATGTGTATCTACTCCATCACTACGAATCTTGAATCTTCTGGACAATGATGATCTTGACTTGAGCTATTATATCACCTGCAAAGACCTGGAAGAGGTGTGCATTGGATTATCAGATGGAGTTGAACATGATAAATTGGATAAGAACATTACTTTGACAAAGCTTCTTGGCTGTTGGCCTGAACTCGAGTGTCTTTATTTGAACGGATCATTTCTCAAG CATCTGGCAGCAGGTGACATTCCTCAGAGGCTTCCGATTGATCAAGTTAACTCCTTGATATCTCTGACCCAATTTCGTATTACCTATCACTGTGCCGAGATTGCTTGCATTCTTTGCTTATTGCAGAGTGCTTTGAACTTGTCTGAATTGGAGATTTGGGCG GATAAGCAGATCATATACGACGAGAAAACTGTCAGTTACTTGAAAGAACCAGGTCTGatgaaacaaagttttaaaGGACTCCAGACTGTGATCATGCAAATGTTTAAAG GTTGA
- the LOC113722599 gene encoding uncharacterized protein: MDRNATRRKCYAEMPQHLRDAMLRRRREKYAEQRAQSSPVHVPSPIIRQLKKSEQNRKGYLSRSRIDASGAALSCPADQPLVSAAIQPSTNMSVLSQQPISSVPSPQPSLLPPGVSNTFVSHQCPLCLAAARPGSSPASPVQQRQPARRSQPIIAKRSRLEKIPTKPLTLPNVPHCQHCGAKRFYLEPPGFCCSNGAVSLVQHALPYDLVRLFTGMDEESTEFQRNIRTINNNLAFTTFAAKYDRNLTKNSHGVYTFRVQGQVYHLLNSLSPSASPPTGIQLLFYDYDEELSLRLHDSPRLRGSTLEFLMHVLQRNPYTRFFRSLRDVPQLEKHRIILNSDPGLDQRVYNLPATSQVAAIWTESDDQALEKNAHIQVYTHSSSCHRIQHYYACYDPLQYPLLFPRGESGWHHGIPKKPAPPKRKQKPDEDDMLDFSLIEEPSDLIALENTVAEKGKAKRDTVSAREYYCYKFQIREDDRSMLLHARRLLQQFSVDVYVKIETSRLNFHRNKQREVRSELLKGIIDGVSTGCSTGNDVGRRIYLPASFIGGPRDMKRRYLDAMALVQKFGKPDLFLTMTCNTMWKEIQDNLKYEEKAQDRPDLVARVFRAKFEVLRSEIVKKKLFGEVAAFVYVIEHQKRGLPHAHMLVILKPDAKPLNPDAYDRIVSAELPDPTEQSYLYSLVIKHMMHGPCGSLNKENVCMRNGMCKNHYPKEYLERTTHSEDGYPHYRRRQNNRSVRVRNHCLDNRWVVPYTPYLLALIDCHLNVEICSTVKLVKYLYKYVYKGHDRVSFHIHSENTSEDIDEIHEFQSARWVAAAEAMWRIYRFPISEMSPSVYTLQLHLPGEQMVSFHRNSNLSDLINSADFSKTMLTEFFSMNRRSKQTRMLKCLYRDFPEYFVWHSDKKKWTRRKRRKVIGRVVAVNPSEGERYFLRLLLSHIRAPKSFNHLLTVNGQLSSSYREAAFRMGLLQSDAYIEDTLDEASTFQMPWSLRALFSMLLVFCAPSNPISLWEKYEKDLSSDFERNGLANGRDPAYIRRCVLQDINRSLEQMGKRIGDYHLVPDDHLFTDHERFAKEIESERNIPFSDDDLLTVYQLNVGQQAAYNTIMSDIYSPDCKSFFVDGPGGTGKTFLYRALLATLRTQGHIALAVASSGVAASILPGGRTAHSRFKIPLDASSTKTCQISKQSSIAKLIVMAKLILWDEASMAKRDTIEAFDLLLKDIMDSDKPFGGKVVVFGGDFRQTLPVIQNATRDIQVQASFVNSTLWGSLQIITLTENMRALLDKPFSEFLLRVGEGTEPEDADGRISLSNDILVPYDSKDTSLDRLIESVFSDLRLYSLDPYLMINRCILSATNSAVDDVNQMIISRFPGQPYTYTSTDRTLNERDQGDYEDFLNSLNPKGLPPHKLILKDNCPVILLRNLNPAEGLCNGTRLICKELGKNTICAEIAVGQHRGKKVLLPRIPLQSADSEKNGIPFKRTQFPIKLCFAMTINKSQGQTLDYVGIYLREPVFSHGQLYVALSRAKTSTSVKVLIVPGTYSDSVTSGKTRNVVYREVLQLMSELLKIADIKPKMQNWTAKVFVKEKMHPGSGKTSPTRYQKFVLSDSEGSRVQGILFNNAIEKMGPKLQLYKKYRISNAEVREIDKKYQFDGITIQWVISTRTVVEEDDDDDGSILPFHFDYIPFRDFPLFVDSKSKTVDVLGVVIDVQSAEPIRIQSQDSYVQRFVIVNEEMQPVVLSLWNRFVETEGKVLMQLLKKRPVLICRRVKVVSYNGIALSTRNDSVLLIDPPIGDASHLKTWAMRNESQFATLVQEKTYNMHSPRMFHQSKHKISTIQAVLATQKLAWVKARFCFQNIFQKYWYMSCVKCHRQTSANYGHTFTCNHCNERQPATPRCRFDVDLSDDTAVMTASVFGELAEQLLGISAVAAMDFYNKVYITIMN; this comes from the exons ATGGATCGTAATGCGACCCGCCGCAAATGTTATGCTGAAATGCCACAGCATTTGAGAGACGCCATGCTGCGTCGTAGGAGAGAAAAGTACGCTGAACAGAGAGCACAATCATCTCCTGTTCATGTTCCTTCGCCGATAATACGTCAGCTAAAAAAATCTGAACAGAACAGAAAGGGGTATCTTTCCAGATCTAGAATTGACGCTAGCGGTGCGGCCTTATCCTGTCCAGCAGATCAACCACTCGTTTCTGCTGCTATCCAGCCATCTACTAACATGTCTGTTCTATCTCAACAGCCTATTTCTTCTGTTCCTTCGCCTCAGCCTTCGCTCCTACCTCCTGGAG TTTCTAATACTTTTGTTTCTCACCAATGCCCTTTATGCTTAGCAGCTGCTCGGCCTGGTTCTTCACCGGCCAGTCCTGTTCAACAAAGACAGCCTGCCAGGAGATCACAGCCTATCATTGCGAAACGGTCCCGTTTAGAGAAAATTCCAACTAAACCTCTAACTCTTCCTAATGTACCACATTGTCAGCATTGTGGTGCAAAGAGGTTCTATCTTGAACCTCCAGGTTTTTGTTGTTCGAACGGGGCAGTTTCACTTGTGCAACACGCGCTTCCTTATGACCTCGTTCGTCTTTTCACTGGGATGGACGAGGAAAGCACAGAATTCCAAAGAAATATTCGCACGATTAACAACAATCTTGCTTTTACTACCTTTGCTGCAAAATACGATAGAAACCTCACAAAAAATAGCCATGGAGTTTACACGTTTCGTGTTCAAGGTCAGGTCTATCACTTGCTTAACAGCCTTTCGCCTTCAGCCTCTCCTCCTACTGGTATTCAATTGTTGTTCTATGACTATGATGAAGAGCTCTCGCTGAGACTTCATGACTCACCTCGTTTACGTGGGAGTACTCTTGAATTTCTAATGCACGTGCTTCAGAGGAATCCTTATACCAGGTTCTTTAGGAGTCTTCGTGATGTTCCTCAACTTGAGAAACATAGGATCATACTCAATTCTGATCCAGGTTTGGACCAGCGAGTATATAACCTTCCAGCTACTTCTCAGGTAGCTGCGATTTGGACCGAGTCGGATGACCAGGCTCTCGAAAAAAATGCCCACATTCAGGTGTACACCCATTCGAGCTCCTGTCATAGGATACAACATTATTATGCTTGTTACGACCCCTTACAGTATCCGCTCTTGTTCCCTCGCGGGGAATCTGGGTGGCATCATGGTATCCCAAAGAAACCTGCTCCTcctaagagaaaacaaaaaccTGATGAGGATGATATGCTGGATTTTTCCCTTATAGAAGAACCTTCTGATTTGATTGCTCTTGAAAATACAG TGGCCGAGAAAGGGAAAGCAAAACGAGACACTGTTTCAGCTAGAGAGTATTACTGTTACAAGTTCCAAATAAGAGAAGATGATAGGTCGATGCTCTTACACGCTAGAAGGTTGTTACAACAGTTCTCAGTTGATGTTTATGTTAAGATTGAAACGTCGAGGCTGAATTTTCATAGGAACAAACAAAGGGAAGTTAGGTCTGAACTACTTAAGGGAATCATTGATGGTGTGTCCACCGGCTGCAGTACTGGGAATGACGTTGGTCGTCGGATATATCTTCCGGCTTCTTTCATTGGTGGTCCAAGAGATATGAAGCGTAGATATCTAGATGCTATGGCTTTGGTCCAGAAATTTGGTAAACCGGACCTCTTCTTGACTATGACCTGTAACACCATGTGGAAAGAGATACAAGATAACTTGAAATATGAAGAAAAGGCTCAAGATAGGCCAGATTTGGTTGCTAGAGTTTTTCGGGCAAAATTTGAGGTTCTTAGATCAGAAATTGTTAAGAAAAAACTCTTTGGCGAAGTTGCAGCCTTTGTTTATGTAATTGAGCACCAAAAAAGAGGCCTTCCTCATGCACACATGCTGGTGATTTTGAAACCAGATGCTAAACCGCTTAATCCAGATGCCTATGACAGGATAGTTTCTGCCGAGCTACCTGACCCAACAGAACAAAGCTACTTATACTCCCTTGTTATAAAACACATGATGCATGGCCCTTGTGGGTCACTAAACAAAGAAAATGTCTGCATGCGAAATGGAATGTGTAAGAATCATTATCCAAAGGAATATCTTGAACGGACTACTCATTCTGAAGATGGTTACCCTCATTATAGACGAAGGCAGAATAACCGATCTGTTAGGGTAAGGAATCATTGTCTAGACAATAGATGGGTTGTCCCCTACACTCCATACCTTCTTGCTCTTATAGATTGTCACTTAAATGTCGAAATTTGCTCCACTGTTAAGCTGGTCAAATACTTGTACAAATATGTATACAAGGGGCATGACAGAGTCAGTTTCCATATTCATTCTGAAAATACTTCGGAAGATATAGATGAGATCCATGAATTCCAATCTGCTCGATGGGTTGCAGCTGCTGAAGCAATGTGGCGCATTTATAGATTTCCGATTTCAGAAATGTCGCCTTCTGTTTACACGCTTCAGCTCCATCTTCCAGGCGAACAAATGGTTTCTTTCCATAGGAATTCGAACCTATCAGATCTGATCAACAGTGCAGATTTTTCTAAAACAATGCTGACTGAGTTTTTTTCCATGAATAGACGAAGTAAACAGACACGCATGCTTAAATGTCTGTATCGGGATTTTCCAGAGTACTTTGTTTGGCATTCCGATAAGAAAAAATGGACTCGCAGAAAACGCAGAAAGGTCATCGGAAGAGTGGTTGCGGTTAATCCCAGTGAAGGTGAACGATACTTTCTAAGGTTGCTCTTATCTCATATTCGTGCGCCAAAGTCATTTAACCACCTTCTTACTGTCAATGGCCAACTTTCGTCTTCCTATCGAGAAGCTGCCTTTCGGATGGGCTTGCTTCAATCTGATGCTTATATAGAAGACACTCTTGACGAAGCCAGTACTTTTCAAATGCCTTGGTCGCTTAGAGCCTTGTTTTcaatgttacttgttttctgTGCTCCTTCCAATCCTATTAGTTTATGGGAGAAATATGAGAAGGACTTGTCATCTGATTTCGAAAGAAACGGCCTTGCAAATGGCCGTGATCCTGCTTACATTAGGAGATGTGTGCTGCAGGACATAAATAGATCACTGGAGCAGATGGGTAAACGCATTGGTGATTACCATCTGGTCCCTGACGATCATTTGTTTACTGACCATGAACGTTTTGCCAAGGAAATTGAAAGTGAACGGAATATTCCCTTTTCAGATGATGATTTGCTAACGGTTTATCAATTGAACGTTGGTCAGCAAGCTGCATATAATACTATTATGTCAGACATCTATTCACCTGATTGCAAAAGCTTCTTTGTCGATGGTCCTGGAGGAACGGGTAAAACCTTTTTGTATCGTGCCCTACTTGCTACGTTGCGGACTCAAGGCCATATAGCATTGGCAGTTGCCTCATCCGGGGTAGCAGCGTCTATTCTTCCTGGAGGGAGAACCGCTCACTCACGGTTTAAGATTCCTCTTGATGCATCAAGCACTAAGACTTGCCAAATCAGTAAGCAGAGCTCGATTGCTAAACTGATTGTCATGGCCAAGTTAATCCTGTGGGACGAGGCTTCAATGGCGAAGCGAGATACCATTGAAGCATTTGATCTACTCCTTAAGGATATCATGGACAGTGACAAGCCGTTTGGTGGTAAAGTTGTCGTTTTTGGTGGCGACTTTCGTCAAACGCTCCCTGTCATTCAAAATGCAACACGAGATATTCAGGTTCAGGCCAGCTTTGTCAACTCTACTTTGTGGGGCAGCTTACAAATAATTACTCTAACGGAGAATATGCGAGCTCTTCTAGATAAACCGTTTTCAGAATTCCTTCTTAGAGTAGGCGAAGGGACTGAACCTGAGGACGCAGATGGCCGAATATCTCTATCCAATGACATATTAGTACCGTATGATAGCAAGGATACTTCTCTTGACAG GTTAATAGAATCAGTGTTTTCAGACTTGCGGCTTTACTCTTTGGATCCCTATCTAATGATAAATAGGTGTATCCTATCCGCAACGAATAGTGCAGTTGATGATGTAAATCAGATGATAATTAGTCGGTTCCCAGGTCAGCCTTATACTTATACGAGCACTGATAGAACACTTAATGAGCGCGATCAAGGAGATTACGAAGATTTTCTTAACTCTCTGAATCCAAAAGGCCTCCCTCCTCATAAATTAATCCTAAAGGACAACTGTCCAGTCATTTTGCTGCGCAATCTGAACCCAGCTGAAGGTCTCTGCAATGGCACTCGCCTTATCTGCAAAGAGCTCGGGAAAAATACAATCTGTGCTGAGATTGCCGTTGGACAACATCGAGGCaaaaaggttttacttccaAGGATTCCACTTCAATCAGCCGATAGTGAGAAGAATGGTATTCCTTTCAAGAGGACTCAATTCCCAATTAAACTTTGTTTTGCAATGACTATTAATAAGTCCCAAGGTCAGACACTAGATTATGTGGGAATTTATTTACGTGAACCGGTCTTTTCCCATGGACAACTGTACGTTGCTCTTTCTCGTGCAAAAACATCTACATCGGTCAAGGTTCTCATTGTACCAGGGACTTATAGTGATTCTGTGACTTCTGGTAAAACGAGAAATGTTGTTTATCGTGAGGTTTTGCAGCT GATGTCTGAGTTGCTAAAAATTGCTGATATCAAGCCAAAAATGCAAAATTGGACAGCCAAGGTTTTTGTCAAAGAAAAGATGCATCCTGGTTCGGGCAAGACTAGCCCGACAAGATATCAAAAATTTGTGCTGTCTGACTCAGAG GGTTCTAGGGTCCAGGGTATCCTTTTCAACAATGCTATTGAAAAGATGGGTCCGAAGCTGCAATTGTATAAGAAATATCGTATCTCCAATGCTGAGGTGAGAGAGATTGACAAGAAATATCAGTTTGATGGAATAACCATCCAGTGGGTTATCAGCACTCGTACTGTTGTTGAAGAAGATGACGATGACGATGGCTCCATCTTGCCCTTCCATTTTGATTACATCCCTTTTAGAGACTTCCCGCTCTTTGTTGATTCGAAGAGCAAAACTGTTG ATGTCCTCGGAGTGGTCATCGATGTACAGTCTGCTGAGCCAATCAGAATCCAATCGCAGGATTCATATGTCCAGCGGTTTGTAATCGTTAACGAAGA AATGCAGCcagttgttctctctctctgGAATAGGTTTGTTGAAACTGAAGGCAAAGTTCTTATGCAGCTGCTTAAAAAGAGGCCAGTTCTTATTTGCCGCAGGGTCAAAGTTGTCTCTTATAATG GAATTGCGCTCTCCACTAGAAACGATTCGGTGCTTCTCATTGATCCACCTATTGGAGATGCAAGCCATTTGAAAACTTG GGCAATGAGAAATGAAAGCCAGTTTGCTACACTGGTTCAGGAAAAAACTTATAATATGCATAGTCCCAGGATGTTTCATCAGTCAAAGCACAAAATTTCTACTATACAGGCTGTCCTAGCAACTCAGAAG CTCGCCTGGGTTAAAGCTCGTTTCTGTTTCCAGAACATATTCCAAAAATATTGGTATATGTCTTGTGTTAAGTGTCATCGTCAGACATCGGCCAACTATGGCCACACTTTTACCTGCAATCACTGTAACGAAAGGCAGCCTGCGACCCCGCG GTGCCGCTTTGATGTTGATCTAAGTGATGATACCGCCGTTATGACGGCTTCTGTATTTGGTGAATTAGCTGAGCAATTGCTTGGCATTTCTGCTGTTGCGGCAATGGATTTTTATAACAAGGTTTATATCACGATAATGAACTAA
- the LOC113722661 gene encoding F-box/FBD/LRR-repeat protein At1g13570-like isoform X2 yields MTADNRARVAEERGAVDRLSNLPINAIQNIIGRMPIRDAARTSILSSKWRYFWAEYPEVVLDEQFYAEIMRNNSPNFFRTEYVNKVNGILFQHLGPILKFVLDIPELYSTQYSSIDQWLLFVSRKDVTELILHNRSPNPYKVPCYAFSCPKLAYISVTKCIFSAPNSEGFFGKLTHLVLETVTFQFSVLNLPQLVQLELKNCFGIQLLCVSTPSLRILNLLDNDDLDLSYYITCKDLEEVCIGLSDGVEHDKLDKNITLTKLLGCWPELECLYLNGSFLKHLAAGDIPQRLPIDQVNSLISLTQFRITYHCAEIACILCLLQSALNLSELEIWADKQIIYDEKTVSYLKEPGLMKQSFKGLQTVIMQMFKGSTSELLLVKLLLACSPSLERMCIEENQDLDPIDRLNTSKELLRFSRASPKVEVIFQPGN; encoded by the exons ATGACTGCTGATAATCGTGCAAGGGTTGCTGAGGAAAGGGGTGCAGTAGATAGACTCTCAAACCTTCCCATAAATGCCATACAGAATATAATAGGACGCATGCCCATTCGAGATGCAGCAAGAACGAGTATTTTGTCGAGCAAATGGAGATATTTTTGGGCTGAATATCCAGAGGTTGTTCTTGACGAGCAATTCTACGCAGAGATAATGCGAAACAATTCACCGAACTTTTTCCGAACCGAATATGTAAACAAAGTCAATGGAATACTTTTTCAACACCTTGGACCCATTTTGAAATTTGTTCTTGACATTCCAGAGTTGTATTCAACTCAATACTCCAGCATTGATCAGTGGTTGCTATTCGTCTCGAGAAAAGATGTGACTGAACTCATTCTTCATAACAGAAGTCCTAATCCTTACAAAGTACCTTGTTATGCTTTCAGTTGTCCAAAACTTGCCTATATAAGCGTGACTAAATGTATTTTTAGCGCACCAAACTCAGAAGGCTTCTTCGGAAAGCTCACTCACCTTGTTCTGGAAACAGTCACCTTTCAGTTCTCAGTCCTTAATCTCCCTCAACTTGTTCAATTAGAGTTAAAAAACTGTTTTGGCATCCAACTTTTATGTGTATCTACTCCATCACTACGAATCTTGAATCTTCTGGACAATGATGATCTTGACTTGAGCTATTATATCACCTGCAAAGACCTGGAAGAGGTGTGCATTGGATTATCAGATGGAGTTGAACATGATAAATTGGATAAGAACATTACTTTGACAAAGCTTCTTGGCTGTTGGCCTGAACTCGAGTGTCTTTATTTGAACGGATCATTTCTCAAG CATCTGGCAGCAGGTGACATTCCTCAGAGGCTTCCGATTGATCAAGTTAACTCCTTGATATCTCTGACCCAATTTCGTATTACCTATCACTGTGCCGAGATTGCTTGCATTCTTTGCTTATTGCAGAGTGCTTTGAACTTGTCTGAATTGGAGATTTGGGCG GATAAGCAGATCATATACGACGAGAAAACTGTCAGTTACTTGAAAGAACCAGGTCTGatgaaacaaagttttaaaGGACTCCAGACTGTGATCATGCAAATGTTTAAAGGTTCGACATCTGAGCTGCTTCTTGTAAAGCTTCTATTAGCCTGCTCCCCATCACTTGAAAGAATGTGTATTGAAGAGAACCAAGACCTTGATCCTATTGACAGGTTGAACACATCAAAGGAGTTGTTGCGGTTCTCACGAGCATCGCCTAAAGTTGAAGTGATCTTCCAACCAGGGAATTGA
- the LOC113722661 gene encoding F-box/FBD/LRR-repeat protein At1g13570-like isoform X3 — protein MILNSWVAEERGAVDRLSNLPINAIQNIIGRMPIRDAARTSILSSKWRYFWAEYPEVVLDEQFYAEIMRNNSPNFFRTEYVNKVNGILFQHLGPILKFVLDIPELYSTQYSSIDQWLLFVSRKDVTELILHNRSPNPYKVPCYAFSCPKLAYISVTKCIFSAPNSEGFFGKLTHLVLETVTFQFSVLNLPQLVQLELKNCFGIQLLCVSTPSLRILNLLDNDDLDLSYYITCKDLEEVCIGLSDGVEHDKLDKNITLTKLLGCWPELECLYLNGSFLKHLAAGDIPQRLPIDQVNSLISLTQFRITYHCAEIACILCLLQSALNLSELEIWADKQIIYDEKTVSYLKEPGLMKQSFKGLQTVIMQMFKGSTSELLLVKLLLACSPSLERMCIEENQDLDPIDRLNTSKELLRFSRASPKVEVIFQPGN, from the exons ATGATTCTCAATTCCTG GGTTGCTGAGGAAAGGGGTGCAGTAGATAGACTCTCAAACCTTCCCATAAATGCCATACAGAATATAATAGGACGCATGCCCATTCGAGATGCAGCAAGAACGAGTATTTTGTCGAGCAAATGGAGATATTTTTGGGCTGAATATCCAGAGGTTGTTCTTGACGAGCAATTCTACGCAGAGATAATGCGAAACAATTCACCGAACTTTTTCCGAACCGAATATGTAAACAAAGTCAATGGAATACTTTTTCAACACCTTGGACCCATTTTGAAATTTGTTCTTGACATTCCAGAGTTGTATTCAACTCAATACTCCAGCATTGATCAGTGGTTGCTATTCGTCTCGAGAAAAGATGTGACTGAACTCATTCTTCATAACAGAAGTCCTAATCCTTACAAAGTACCTTGTTATGCTTTCAGTTGTCCAAAACTTGCCTATATAAGCGTGACTAAATGTATTTTTAGCGCACCAAACTCAGAAGGCTTCTTCGGAAAGCTCACTCACCTTGTTCTGGAAACAGTCACCTTTCAGTTCTCAGTCCTTAATCTCCCTCAACTTGTTCAATTAGAGTTAAAAAACTGTTTTGGCATCCAACTTTTATGTGTATCTACTCCATCACTACGAATCTTGAATCTTCTGGACAATGATGATCTTGACTTGAGCTATTATATCACCTGCAAAGACCTGGAAGAGGTGTGCATTGGATTATCAGATGGAGTTGAACATGATAAATTGGATAAGAACATTACTTTGACAAAGCTTCTTGGCTGTTGGCCTGAACTCGAGTGTCTTTATTTGAACGGATCATTTCTCAAG CATCTGGCAGCAGGTGACATTCCTCAGAGGCTTCCGATTGATCAAGTTAACTCCTTGATATCTCTGACCCAATTTCGTATTACCTATCACTGTGCCGAGATTGCTTGCATTCTTTGCTTATTGCAGAGTGCTTTGAACTTGTCTGAATTGGAGATTTGGGCG GATAAGCAGATCATATACGACGAGAAAACTGTCAGTTACTTGAAAGAACCAGGTCTGatgaaacaaagttttaaaGGACTCCAGACTGTGATCATGCAAATGTTTAAAGGTTCGACATCTGAGCTGCTTCTTGTAAAGCTTCTATTAGCCTGCTCCCCATCACTTGAAAGAATGTGTATTGAAGAGAACCAAGACCTTGATCCTATTGACAGGTTGAACACATCAAAGGAGTTGTTGCGGTTCTCACGAGCATCGCCTAAAGTTGAAGTGATCTTCCAACCAGGGAATTGA
- the LOC113722661 gene encoding F-box/FBD/LRR-repeat protein At1g13570-like isoform X1, whose translation MILNSCRIMTADNRARVAEERGAVDRLSNLPINAIQNIIGRMPIRDAARTSILSSKWRYFWAEYPEVVLDEQFYAEIMRNNSPNFFRTEYVNKVNGILFQHLGPILKFVLDIPELYSTQYSSIDQWLLFVSRKDVTELILHNRSPNPYKVPCYAFSCPKLAYISVTKCIFSAPNSEGFFGKLTHLVLETVTFQFSVLNLPQLVQLELKNCFGIQLLCVSTPSLRILNLLDNDDLDLSYYITCKDLEEVCIGLSDGVEHDKLDKNITLTKLLGCWPELECLYLNGSFLKHLAAGDIPQRLPIDQVNSLISLTQFRITYHCAEIACILCLLQSALNLSELEIWADKQIIYDEKTVSYLKEPGLMKQSFKGLQTVIMQMFKGSTSELLLVKLLLACSPSLERMCIEENQDLDPIDRLNTSKELLRFSRASPKVEVIFQPGN comes from the exons ATGATTCTCAATTCCTG CAGAATCATGACTGCTGATAATCGTGCAAGGGTTGCTGAGGAAAGGGGTGCAGTAGATAGACTCTCAAACCTTCCCATAAATGCCATACAGAATATAATAGGACGCATGCCCATTCGAGATGCAGCAAGAACGAGTATTTTGTCGAGCAAATGGAGATATTTTTGGGCTGAATATCCAGAGGTTGTTCTTGACGAGCAATTCTACGCAGAGATAATGCGAAACAATTCACCGAACTTTTTCCGAACCGAATATGTAAACAAAGTCAATGGAATACTTTTTCAACACCTTGGACCCATTTTGAAATTTGTTCTTGACATTCCAGAGTTGTATTCAACTCAATACTCCAGCATTGATCAGTGGTTGCTATTCGTCTCGAGAAAAGATGTGACTGAACTCATTCTTCATAACAGAAGTCCTAATCCTTACAAAGTACCTTGTTATGCTTTCAGTTGTCCAAAACTTGCCTATATAAGCGTGACTAAATGTATTTTTAGCGCACCAAACTCAGAAGGCTTCTTCGGAAAGCTCACTCACCTTGTTCTGGAAACAGTCACCTTTCAGTTCTCAGTCCTTAATCTCCCTCAACTTGTTCAATTAGAGTTAAAAAACTGTTTTGGCATCCAACTTTTATGTGTATCTACTCCATCACTACGAATCTTGAATCTTCTGGACAATGATGATCTTGACTTGAGCTATTATATCACCTGCAAAGACCTGGAAGAGGTGTGCATTGGATTATCAGATGGAGTTGAACATGATAAATTGGATAAGAACATTACTTTGACAAAGCTTCTTGGCTGTTGGCCTGAACTCGAGTGTCTTTATTTGAACGGATCATTTCTCAAG CATCTGGCAGCAGGTGACATTCCTCAGAGGCTTCCGATTGATCAAGTTAACTCCTTGATATCTCTGACCCAATTTCGTATTACCTATCACTGTGCCGAGATTGCTTGCATTCTTTGCTTATTGCAGAGTGCTTTGAACTTGTCTGAATTGGAGATTTGGGCG GATAAGCAGATCATATACGACGAGAAAACTGTCAGTTACTTGAAAGAACCAGGTCTGatgaaacaaagttttaaaGGACTCCAGACTGTGATCATGCAAATGTTTAAAGGTTCGACATCTGAGCTGCTTCTTGTAAAGCTTCTATTAGCCTGCTCCCCATCACTTGAAAGAATGTGTATTGAAGAGAACCAAGACCTTGATCCTATTGACAGGTTGAACACATCAAAGGAGTTGTTGCGGTTCTCACGAGCATCGCCTAAAGTTGAAGTGATCTTCCAACCAGGGAATTGA